CCATAAAATTAATTAGAgatttaatttaaacttaattaattttccagttatttaattacttttgtcCCGTGGTCCATTGATGTACTGTcttcttttatgatatttaatattttattgggaaagttattaattataaatgaaaGTTTACTTAGAAGACGTGAATTAgttaaagtaataattaattaaatgaacgtttttccttttcttggagttataaaaggaagaagtgATATGTTTATGGTAAAAAAAGAGTATTCAACAGACAGTGTACTATGAAATTGTTTTATAGAACGATGAGACTTCTTCCCATCTTGTTCATTAGTTGTTTCTTTAGTCTTGGTAGAGCCAAAGACTGTGGTGGAAATAATGTTACACAAACCATAATTGTCGGTAAGTATGGGCACGACGCATTCAGGACAATTCAGGCGGCCATTGATTCTGTAAGAAGTAACAATGATCACTGGGTAAAGATTCACATAAAAGCAGGCTTGTACATGTAAGTTCAAATCATTTTCTTATAACATCAAACGTATAATCAAAAAACAACACTTCTGTTATGAAAATCCAATAAATGTTTCATCCATTCTTTGACCAAACACGTGATGTCTTTTATTGATTGTAACTGTGCAGAGAAAGTGTTATTATTCCCGTTGACAAGCCATGCATCATTTTAGAAGGAGAAGGTGGCGGAACAATCATTAGGCACTCGGACCACCAGTCAATAAACAATAACGCTACATTAGTTTCTTTCCCACCAAATGTGCTTGCAAGTGGACTTACTTTTTTggtaaacatataaataaatgataaaacaaCCATTTTCGTAATTCTTCAATATTCTTTATCACTAATATATTCTTTTGAATTCACAGAACTCATATAATGTCGGCCCTTACAATTTGGCAAACAAAATCGAACCAGCAAATGCGGCAAGACTGTTGGGAGATAAATATTTCTTCCATAATTGTAGTTTTATAGGTTATCAAGACACTCTGTTTGATCATACGGGACGTCATGTTTTTAAAGATTGTTACATTCAGGGTGATGCGGATTTTATATATGGTTACGGACGATCTTATTATACGGTAAGTTAcataaacttgttttttttttaaatctatgttcaaaataaaatactgaaacatttttttaatgttgtagAACTGTTTGATCAATGTTGTTGGGAGAGTTCCAAATTTGCCAGGATTTGTGACAGCTAATGGAAGAGAGTCAGCAGATGATCCTAGTGGTTTTGTATTTGAAGGAGGTTCCATTGTTGGTAAAGTTAAAGTGAATTTAGGAAGAGCATGGAAACCCTATGCAAGagtcatatttaaaaatacatatttttctgACAATGTAACTCCTCAAGGATGGGTTGCTTGGTCAGCCGCTGGCAATGAGTAAGTTTAAATAGATACATGTCTTAGAAAAGAccttcaaaattatattatttcatgtttatattaaaaaaagtacttttggttatattttaagtgatttttttatatgttaaactaTTGTAGGAACAGGACAACTTATGCTGAAGTTGATTGTAAGGGACCAGGAGCAAATACTTCGAATCGTGTTGCGTGGATGAAGAAACTAAGTTCTTCGGACTTGAATCAGTTTTCTTTTGCGTCTTTTATCAATAGTGATGGATGGGTTGACAACTTACCAAcaatatcttaatttattttgtttttttctaaattaggTTGAGGTTCTTGTATGACTATATTGGTTGACTGATTGTTAGTTTTGTAACGAAGAAATATAGTTGTATGTAATATCAACCAtcttgtttaattaataatttagtttttatatatagaattctgatttgtttttgtttttatatatttactagTATAAATTTATGTACAATGTTACACTTATAATGTCTCATAACAAAATAACCAAGATAAAAATGATAAGttatgtaaataaaatagtCTTATGATATCGGTTACTAGCTCCATTGACATGATAATCAGTTCTGTAAATAAAATAGTCTTATGATATTGGTTACTAGTTCCATTGACATGTCTTATGATATCaattattatatgttataaatgtaataaacaattaattgaTATTAGTTTAGAAACAACATTCATCAATTTGACATATTTCAGGGATGTAAATTTTTTACCTATgtcaaaaatctaaaataacataaattaaaagttttttttgtgtgttaatGATAACTATGGATATATTAATTGTATGAATAATGAAGTTACATTTTGATGTGGTATAAGAGCCATTGTAGAAAATCACAGGATAAGAAGATAAACCAAAAATCGTATTGATGAGATTGAAAAAGAGTTTTGTCTGTATATGATTTGAACTCAATTGACAATCAAAAATTGTAATCATAATATAGCTGAAACAGTTGACGGTAATTTAATGTGATCTTGAAATTTGAGTCTGCAATAAAAGTTGAGTTTGGAGAAGACTCCTCAGAAAAGACAAGTTAAAGTATCAGTAGAAAGAACATGAAAACCTTATTCAAGAGTCACTAAGGATGGGATGCTTGGAATGCTGCTAGCTATCCCAATGATCTTCAAGAAgtaaataataatgatttttcataCTACACATCACAAACTTTTCTTCAGCAATATCGAATATGTTACTATTTAGGGCGGACAACCGACCGGGAAGGTTTAGATAGTGTCGAGCGGGTAGAAACAAGGCTAATATATTCGATCGGATGTCTCAGTCTAATATGTCTGATCGGATTTCTTAAGAGCAATACGATCGGTCGGGCGGACATCTAAAACTATAGATTGGAGACAGCAGTTGAAGGCTCATGAATGTTTAGTTAATGAGGTAACGGTCATTGTCGAGTATTTAAGATGTGCATTGAAAgccattaaaaggtaaattaatgggTAATATTCTCTGAAATCATATAAATAGTAGTCAAAGGAGAAGGTAAATTCTCTGTTCTGTGGTAATTATATAGACTTCCAAAAGCTCATTCTGACTTAAGCGTCGGAGTGTTTGTTGCAGGTCAACCCATTTGTGTGGAGAACGAGCGCGAGGAGAGCGAAGGGAGAAGGACCGATCAGACGAGGAGAAGTGTTTCCGGGCGGAGACAGCAGGAGTTTTCCCCGATCCATTCAGCAGAAACAGAATATATTCTTTAAAAGTATATACTAGATAAgcattctttaaaataaaacaaaaaatgtcaatgaaatttaaaagtattttaaaagatgatattaaaatatgttaacaataaaagattaaaattataaatagatttattataaattgaaatttacaCATCTCCTCTAGCACTGTTGAAATATCATTTGACAGAAAATATTGCAATATCGTTTTACAGCAAATATTTCAATAGTTGTAAGTTATTACTCGAAACTATTCATTTAGTAATGATTCATTGCAATATAATGATGGTAGCGTATGAAAGACTATAAATACTAAAGCTATCCTTATACATGCTCAATTAATatcctaaaaatatataaataatgcagagctaaataaaaaacaaaatcaacatgaaaagatttaaaagttttcttaaaataaaattaaaaggacTGTAAATAGTCTAATAAGGGGTTTTTTTAGAATTTTCCATAGCACCTCACTcgatcaaacaaataaaaatatttaattcattgtTTTCATTTAACTACTTTAGTCCGGATTGATCCAAACCAATgatgtttaaatttattatgttaatttgtCGCCacttagttattttattattttaaattttataggtttataattttataaaattaaataattaaaaaatgaaaaactttgaaattatataattaaattattttttttaaaaaaagtgtggCTACAAGTTTGACAGAATCATATAAGATTCACGTGGGCTACCTAAGAATTATGTCATTTGATTAAAAGTAATGActcagttaaaaaaatatatatatatttagcaATCATTTTATTGActataaaaagatataattatcaaatttatcaaacacttaaaaaacttaattaatatttcatttaattactCTGGACCCATTGTGGCCACTGTCTTTTTTCAAGGAAATGCACTATGACATTTAGTATTTTCTtggaaaagttaaaaattatgaatggaaattaatttagaagacatgaattattttaagtaataattaattaaataaactctttttattttcttaaagttaaaaatgaaagaagtgaCATGTTTAtgtttacaaaaagaaaaaagtattcaACAGATACAATACTATGGAATTATTGTTTTGTAGAACGATGAGTCTTCTTCCCATATTGTTTATTAGTTGTTTCTTTTGTGTTGGTAAAGCCAAAGACTGTGGTGGAAATATTGTTACAAAAACCATCATTGTCGGTAAAGATGGGCACGCAGCATTCAGTACAATTCAAGCTGCCATTGATTCTGTAAGAAGTAACAATGATCAATGGGTAAAGATTCACATAAAAGCAGGCTTGTACATGTAAGTTCAAATCATATTCTTATAACATCAAACGTTTAATCAACAAACATGACTTCTGTTATGAAAATCCAATGAATGTTTAATGCATTCTTTGATAaagcataatattttttatagctACATTTCCAATTTTGATAAGGATATGAATACTCAAACTCTTTCCATCCAACTTATGGAACTACGAAACAACTATATTCAAAAGTTTTGACTACAACAGAAACATTCTCCATATTCCTATTCTTATGTTGTCATACTATTTTAAACACAGAAATCCTAGCTGTCTACAATTTTAACAATATGATTCTGAcaatgaattaatttagttgAAAACGAACACCAAAATTTATACGGTGTGAAATAATTGATTCATTTTTGGACGTCCAAATAGCTGAAATGTTACGTTTATATTGATGCATGTtgaattattttcttgattgtAACTGTGCAGAGAAAGTGTTGTTATACCTATAAACAAGCCATGCAttattttagaaggagagggtACCCCAAAAACAATCATTAGTCACTCCGACCACCAGTCCTTAAACAATAAAGCTACCTTACTTCCTTTTGCACCCAACTTGCTTGCAAGTGGCATTACTTTCAAGGTgaacatataaataaaaggatAGAACAACCATTTTCATGATTCTTCAATATTCTTTATTACTAATATATAGGATTGCATTTACAGAACTCATATAATGTGGccacaacaaaatataaatcttaCGATGAGGTAAGCAAAACCGAACCAGCAAATGCAGCAAGACTATTTGGAGATAAATATTTCTTCCATAACTGTAGTTTTATAGGTTATCAAGACACTCTATATGATCATTCGGGACGTCATGTTTTTAAAGATTGTTACATTCAGGGTGAAATTGACTTTATATATGGCAACGGACAATCCTATTATCAGGTAACTtacattaacattttttttttaaatctattttgaaaatatgataCTGAAACATTTTTTATGTGTCTTTTTGTTTGTAGAACTGTTTGGTCTATGCTGTGggaaaatttcaaaacttagCAGGCTATGTGACAGCTAATGGAAGAGAGTCAGCAGATGATCCTAGTGGTTTTGTATTTGAAGGAGGTTCCATTATAGGGAATGGTAAAGTGAATTTAGGAAGAGCATGGAAACCCTATGCAAGagtcatatttaaaaatacatatttttctgACATTGTAACTCCTCAAGGATGGGTTGCTTGGTCAGCCGCTGGAAATGAGTAAGTTTAAATAGATACATCTCTTATAAAAGACcttcaaaattcatttttcataCTAAAAAAGAGTGCTTTGGTTTAtattttaagtgatttttttatatgtttgattaatgtttttgttaaacAATTATAGGAGCACGACCACTTATGCTGAAGTTCTGTAAGGGACCAGGAGCTGACACTTCGAACCGTGTTGAATGGATGAAGAAACTAAGTTCTTCGGatttgaagaataaattttcttttgcatCTTTTATCAACAGTGATGGATGGGTTAACAACTTACCAATATTATCTTAATAACTATATTGGCTGACTCATTGTTAATCGTTGTAAACTCAACCAAGAAATATACTTGCATGTAATATGAATAATCTTGACTAATGAATAATTTGTTCTTTACACTAGTACAAGAATCAcatacaacgtcgaatatttagagcaagtaagtttttaACCATTTTTCATTTAATCGTCCATTTATTAACATGCTTAGGAAACCCCTTTCACATGTATCAATTGTGTTTCTTTCTTGGTTCTTTGTTTATTCTGTGGTCCTAATGACTCTTTCTTATcacaatttgattatttgttattgtttttagaAGTTCTTGCCCAGGAAGCAAATGTGAATTCTAGAGCTTGGTAGTTTCGGTATAAAGTAAGGGAAACTAGTTCTAATTctatgtaaattttataaagtatgaGTGATAGTGTTTATGATGTGTAGTTGTAGATATTGGATGTTTATGATTGAAATGCTAGTAATgtcaattgttgttgttgagtaAGTGAATTTGATCACATCATGATTTTTAATGTTGAATGATTTTGTGTGAAATTCTAATTGTATGATGAATTGTGTTGTTGAGATGTTTGGTGGTGTTGAAATTGGTTAAAGGTGGAGGAGAATGGAACTAGGTGGTGTTTTTGGTCAAAAATGAGGTTTTGGGTGAGTGAGTTTttcaattaaaagttaaaaagaatatatttcgTTCTAAAGTATGTTTAGAGGTTAATTGAGACTTGTTAGAGTGGTTAATTAGTTGAAATCTAGTTTAGACATTGTTAATGTTTTGGGTTGGTTTTAAGTGCTTTTTTAGGGTTTGGAGTAATGAGATTTTGAGTTATAGGATCTAGGCCAAATTGGTCAGTTTAGAGATTATTGATAAGTCATTTATAATTTGTTAGAGTCCCTAACCTACTTAAAAATGAGCTAGAACATATAGATTTCAATTTTGATCTCTAAGTTGAGAATTTAGCTTTTGAGTGGATGCATTGTTGTAAACATTGGATTATTAGTTTAAGATAGGTTATACGCTTTTGTTTGGgtctaaaatagtttataattcaATCTaagagtgttagaagttggtaaAAGTGGTTAGACGAGGTCATGGGTGGTTTAAAAGTgctaattttatagtttttgtgCTACATAATTATGCAGTCCGAATGGGCAAGCAGAATTGGCTACCTAGATGAGTGTAGGGGAGTTCTGACAATGAGCTCCAGAGGCTAGGCAGAGACTTGCATGGGTTGATCAACTTGAGAGGGTTGTTGTTTTGCCTCTAGTTGGGTGAGCAAGTTTGTTAGTTGAGCGAGTGAGTTTGTGTTCCTAAGTGTTTTTGAATCCTTTTACTTATGTGTATGGTTTTAAAAGATATACTAGTTTGTTGTATGATTTGTTTGAATGGAATATGATGTATAAGAGTCTTTGTTGGTATGAATACAAGGACCtcaattaaaattctaataataattcattttcaagTAGAAAAGTTTGATACATGTAGTGAAAGTAGCAGAAAGTATGAGTTTAGGTACTTCTAATATGATTTAAGATACGATGCAAACTAATTTTGTAACtatggtagggtgaaacccattctcaatgaactaatattttaatatcagtctttaaaagaaaataccCAAAACTAATGATGTTTTAATTGTTATGTAATTTGTCAccactttattattttataagtttataattttataaaattaaataattaaaaaattgaaaaacattaaaattgtataatttaaaaattgtaaaataaaatgtggCTGCAAGATTGACAGAATCATGTAAGATTCACGTGGGCTACTAATAACTATgtgatttgattaaaataatgactcagttaaaatatatatatttattaagcattttattaaatataaaaagatataattatcaaatttatcaaacacttaaaaaaacttaattaatatttcatttaatttttctggACCCATTGTCCATTTGTCCACTGTCTTTTTTCAAGGAAATTCActatgatatttaatattttatttgaaaagtcaataattattaatgaaaattaatttagaagacttgaattattttaagtaatagttaattaaataaactatttttggTTCTTGAAGTTATAAATGAAAGAAGTGATATGTTTATGTTTAAGAAAGAAGTATTCAAGAGATACTGTACTATGGAATTGTTTTGTAGAACTATGAGTCTTCTTCCCATATTGTTTATTAGTTGTTTCTTTTGTGTTGGTAAAGCCAAAGACGGCGGTGGAAATATTGTTACACAAACAATCATTGTCGGTAAAGATGGGCAGCAGCATTCAGTACAATTCAAGCTGCCATTGATTCTGTAACATCctgattatataataacaaatattacataataaagacgtcatcattcaaatatagagaacagtcagaatatgacgtgtaatttaagtacgaaattacagtcatccaaaataaaagaaacggaaattcaaacttaaacatTTTATCGATTCGAACACTACACGTGTTCAGATAGGAA
This window of the Vigna angularis cultivar LongXiaoDou No.4 chromosome 7, ASM1680809v1, whole genome shotgun sequence genome carries:
- the LOC108337832 gene encoding probable pectinesterase 66 yields the protein MKLFYRTMRLLPILFISCFFSLGRAKDCGGNNVTQTIIVGKYGHDAFRTIQAAIDSVRSNNDHWVKIHIKAGLYIESVIIPVDKPCIILEGEGGGTIIRHSDHQSINNNATLVSFPPNVLASGLTFLNSYNVGPYNLANKIEPANAARLLGDKYFFHNCSFIGYQDTLFDHTGRHVFKDCYIQGDADFIYGYGRSYYTNCLINVVGRVPNLPGFVTANGRESADDPSGFVFEGGSIVGKVKVNLGRAWKPYARVIFKNTYFSDNVTPQGWVAWSAAGNENRTTYAEVDCKGPGANTSNRVAWMKKLSSSDLNQFSFASFINSDGWVDNLPTIS
- the LOC108336510 gene encoding putative pectinesterase 10: MSLLPILFISCFFCVGKAKDCGGNIVTKTIIVGKDGHAAFSTIQAAIDSVRSNNDQWVKIHIKAGLYIESVVIPINKPCIILEGEGTPKTIISHSDHQSLNNKATLLPFAPNLLASGITFKNSYNVATTKYKSYDEVSKTEPANAARLFGDKYFFHNCSFIGYQDTLYDHSGRHVFKDCYIQGEIDFIYGNGQSYYQNCLVYAVGKFQNLAGYVTANGRESADDPSGFVFEGGSIIGNGARPLMLKFCKGPGADTSNRVEWMKKLSSSDLKNKFSFASFINSDGWNCLINAVGRAPNFPGFVTAQGRNSADETSGFVFEGGSIIGNGARPLTLKLIVKDQELTLRIVFHG